In Nocardioides bizhenqiangii, the DNA window ACTCGAGGCCCTTGCTGCCGTGGATGGTGACGATCTGCACCGCCTTCGCGTCGGAGTCGAGCCGGCGCGGCCGTTCGCCGGCGGCCGTACGCAGCCGCTCGTCGCGAAGCCACTCGAGGAGGGCGGTCAGGCCGAGCCGTTCCCGGACAGCGCGGTCGTGGAGCAACTGCCCGAGGTGACGGATGTCGGTGAGCAGCCGCTCGCCGCCGCGCCGGCCGAGGATGCGATTGCTCATGCCGCGTTCCTCGAAGGTCTCGACCAGCGCAGCGACGCCGCGGGTGCGCAGCAGGATCGCGCCGTCACGGAGCTCGTCGGCGACCTCGCCGGTGAGGGTGTCGCCGTGCGCGACGATCCCGCGGACGTCGTGGCCGTAGAAGCAGGTGAGCGCGGCGGACCGCACGAGCGTCGGTCGGTGCGGAGCGTCGAGCGCCTTCAGCAACGTCAGCCACTCGTCGGCTGCCGGGGTCAGGAAGATGTCTCCGCCGCCGTTCAGGACGACCGGTACTTCACGCCGCTGGAGCGCCGCCTGGATCCGCTCACCCTGGCCGCGGTCTGCGACCAGCACGGCGACCTGGTGGGCCTCCAGCGGAGCGCCGCACCAGGTCGCGCCGCTACTGAGCAGCTCGGCGACGTCGCCAGCGAGGTCGTCGGCGATCCGGTCGCGAGCAGCCCACCACGACACCACGCCGTTGTTCTGCTTGAGGTCTCCGCGGGGCAGCCGCCGCACCCGGAACGGTGCTGGGTGCGGCGCACCCGCCAGCCGGGACTCCTGGTGGAAGGCGACGACCGGGTGGACGACGATGTCCGGGCTGCCGAGCCCCGCGTTGCCGAGGGCGGCGTCGAGCCTGGCCACCAGAGCGCCGTCGGAGCGACGGTTGGTCGCCAGGGTGTAGCGGCTGCTCGCCGCGGCCGCCGCAGCGAGGTAGGTGTCGACGTCGCCGCCGCGGAAGCCGTAGATCGCCTGCTTCGGGTCGCCGATCAGGATCAAGGTGGAGTGGCCGTGGAAGGCGCGCTCGAGGACCTGCCACTGCACCGGGTCGGTGTCCTGGAACTCGTCGACCAGCACGATCCGCCACCGGTTGCGCATCCGCGCCCGCGCCGGCGCGTCGTCGTGGGTGAGCGCCTCGGCCAGGCGAGCCAACAGGTCGTCGTACGACTGGATGCCGAGGCGCTGCTTACGCCGCTCCACCTCGCTCCGCGCCCGGCGCGCGAGGTCGGCCCGCGCCGCGGCCAGCGGGTGCGACTCGTCGGTGGGGGCGAGATCGACGTTCTGGTGGGTGACCACGTCGCGAGCGATGGCGGCTGCCGTCGCGCGGTCGATCGGCGGGACCCCGTCGCGCCGGCCGTTGTCGGCGAGATAGAGATCGTCGACCACCTCGAGCACCAGCTCATCGAGCGACTCCACCAGAGTGGCGGTCGTGTCGCTCTCGCTGGCGACGCCGAGGGAGCGCAGCACCACGTGACAGAACTGGTGCGTGGTCGCGATCGTCGCGCTGTCAAACGCGGCGAGCGCGTCGCGCAGGCGCTCGTGGCGAGCCGCGAGCTCACGGGGGTCCGTGTCGAGCAGGTGGGCCAGCAGCTCGTTTTCCGCGATGGCGTCGCCGGTCGCCAGCTGCCGGGCGAGGACCCGCTCGGCAGCGGTGAGCTGCTCCCGCACCCTCGCCCGCAGCTCCTGGGTCGCGGCGCGGCTGAAGGTGATGACGAGCATCTCGCCGAGGGTCGCGACACCCTCCGCGACGTAGCGCGCAACTAGGGCGCCGACGGTGAACGTCTTGCCGGTGCCGGCGCTCGCCTCGAGCAGGGTCGTGCCGGTCGGCAGCGGCCCGGTCAGGTCGAAGGAGTGCAGCTCTTCGCTCACCAGCTCCCCACCTCGCTCTCGAGGAGGGGGTCCCAGACCCGCATCGCGAGGGCACCGAGCCGCGACCTCTCCGCGCCCTCACCCGGACCGGACGCACCCGGCAACGGCGAGCGCTCGCCCCACACGAGGACGTGCTCGGCGTCGGCGACCTCGCCGGGGAACTTCCCGTCCTTGCGCCAGAGGAAGCCGACCTTGTCGAGCGCGACCTCCGGAGCCATCTGCGTGCGCCGGTGGCGGGCGTATTGCAGCGACGTCTTGAGCGGCAGCGGTAGCGGCGCAACGAGTCCTTCGTCGCGGACCGCGACCAGGTCTCGCAGCCACGCGTGCGCCCGGTGGTCGAGCGGGCCGAGCCGCGACGCGTCGAGGTCGGCACGTCCCCATCCCTCCGGCCGGCCCAGCGTGAGGCTCCGCCACGGACGGTCCTCGTCGCTCGACACGAGCGCGAGCAGCTTGACCCACGACTGCAGCCGGTGCTTGGGACCGAGCCGGGAGTAGCTGACCCGCACCAGCAGGTCGCCGTACAGCTCCGGGACGGTCCCGCGGAGCCGGCGTCCGTCCCCGAGGTCGACGTCGACATCGACCGCCCTCGGTGCGCTGCCGATATGGGTGAGTGCTGCGGCCGCGAGCGGCCGCGCGCGGCCGACGACCTTCTGCAGGGTGCGCTCGCCGAGCTCGCCCGGGGGTACGACGCCGCGGCGACGCTCCCGCTCGACGGCGGCGTCGGGATGGTGGCCACGCATCAGGTCGCCGAGGACCCGGTCGCCCACCGCCCACTCCTCCAGCGGCTCGAGCGTGATCGGGATCCGGTCGTCGACCGGCTCGTCCTCGCGAGGCAGCGCGATCCCGAGCCGCTGCTTCAGGAAGCCCTTGACCGGACCGCCGAAGAAGTCGACCAGGTCGTCGAGGGCGACATCCCCGGGATCGGGAGGCGCCAGCGCGCCCGCGAGGAACGGCGGCACCTCGTCGCGCTCCCGCTCGACCGCGCGAGCACCCGCCAGGGCGAACCGGTCGAATGCGAAGGGCACGTCGGGTACCAGGCACCCCGCCGTGAGGTTGCGCCGGTCGAACGGCTGCAACGGGTGGGCGATCGTGATCGCTTGGGAGACCTGCCGCCCATCGCCGGTGGTGGCGGTGAGATCGAGCGCGTCGAGCAGCTCTCCGACGGGCACGGCCGGCGACCGGCCCTGGCCGGTGTACTCGTTGGCGCCGGTGTAGGTGATGACGAGGGTGTCGGTCGCGGCGAGCACGGCGTCGAGCAACAGCTGCCGGTCCTCGCTTCGCGGGTCGCGCTCGCCCGTCAACGGCCGGCGGGCCAGCACGTCGTCGCCATCGGTCACGCCGACGCGCGGGAAGATCCCGTCGTCGAGGCCGAGCAGGCAGACCACCCGGTGGGGCACGGACCGCATCGGCACCAGCGTCGAGACCGTCAGCACTCCGGTGCGGAAGTTGGCGCGGGTGGGCCGGCCGGCGAGTCGGTCGGAGAACATCGCGCGCACGTCGGGGAGCCGGAGGTCCACGTCGACCCCGGCGGCGGAGCGCAGCCCGTCGAGCTCGCGCTGCACCTGCCCGAGTTGCCAGGAGTCGGTCGACCGGACTGCCGTCAACGCACCGACGCCGTCCTCGATGGCCTGCAGCCAGTGGTCGAGGGAGTGCGTGCCGACCAGCCGGTCGGTGACCGCCTCGAGCCGGGCGACGAGCTCCGTCAGCCGCCCGATCAGGTCGACGTCACCGCTGCCGACGTCGTCGAGGGGCAGCGTCCCGCCGAGCATGATGTCGCTGTCGTCGGACAGCGCCACCCCGGTGAGCAACCGGTCGAGGCCGGTCCGCCAGGTGTTGTCGTCGTAGTCGTCGAGGCCGAACTCCGCCCGGTGCGTCGCGTCGAAGCCCCACTTCACTCCGGCCTGCTGGACCCAGGTCGCGAGCAGGTCGAGGTCGTCGGCGCGGAGACCGAACCTCCGGCGCACGGGCTCTGCGTGCGCCAGGTCGAGCACGTCGCCGACACCGGCCCGGCCGCCGGCGAGATCGAGCAGCCGGGCGACCACGGCCAGCAGCGGGTTGGTCTGGTCGAGCGCCCGGTCGGCGAGGCTCACCCGCAGCCGGTGGGCCGGGTGGCCCTCCGGCCCCACCACGTCGGCGAGGCCGAACGCCGCCGACAGCAACGGGGCGTAGCTCTCGATGTCGGGGCACATCACCAACATGTCGCGGGGTTCGAGGTCCGGGTCGTCCGCGAGCAGGCCGAGCAGCACCTCGCGCAGCACCTCGACCTGCCGGGCCGGTCCGTGGCACGCGTGGAGCTGGACCGACCGGTCGTCCGGTCGCAGCTGGCGCGCCGCGGCCGGGCCCGGGGCGTTGGCCCGGAGGTCGGCCTGGAGCCAGCCGAGCAGGGTTTCGGGCGCACCAGGCTCGGCGGCCGGCAGTTCGTCGACGTAGGCCACGGTTGCCAGCGTCCGCTGCAGCTCCCTGGTGTCGCGGCCGAGCGTCGCGAGCAGCGGGTGACCGACCTGCAGGTGCGACCGGTCCTCGATGCGCGGCACGACCCCGGCGAGGTCGGAGAGCCGTGACCACAGCGCGGCCGACGGGTGCGGGAGCCACAGGTGGACGGCGCGGTCGGCGGCCAGCGCGTCGAGCAGAGCCAGGTCGCCCGTGGCCAGCCGGGTGTGGCCGAACAGGTTGACGCGCGACGGCAGGTCGACCGTCGTGGGATCGGCGCGCAGCCGTTCGATCGCGTCCGCCTGCCGACGAACCGGGTCCGGTCCTTCGACGGCTGCCGCGAGCCGACGCCAGAGCTCGGGCTGCCACCTCAGGTCGTCCGGGATCGGCTCGCCCGCGCCGTCCGTGTCGAGACCGGCAGCCCAGCCGGCGATCAACTCCGGCCTTTGTCCGGCGTACGACGCGAACAGGCCCGCCAGCCGGCGCGCGGTCGCGAACCGGCGCCCCCTCCGCACCTCGCCCGCATCACCCTCGAGGTGGTGGCCGAGGTGCCGCGCGAGGGTCGCCGCCCACGGCTCGCCGACGGCAGCATCGATGACGTGGAGAAGCGGCCAGACCAGCGCATCGGCCGACCAGGGATCGTCGTCGGGGCGCCCGGAGACGACCCCGAACAGCGAGCGCGGGCTCCGGAAGTCGACCCCTGCGCACACGCCGTCGCCGCGATCAGGCGCGGTGCCTAGCCGGTGCGAGAGCCGCTGGGACAGCCAGCGCTCGACCCCCTTCGCCGGCACCACGATCACCTCGGCCGCGAACGGGTCGGCCAGCGGCGACGCCAACAGCGCGCCGAGCTGGTCGGCGAGCTGGTCGGTGCGCGCAGCGCGGTGGAGGTGGAGGGTCATCGGAGGCTGAGGCTAGTCCTGGGGTACGACGGGTCGCTGCAGGTCCGTGCCCTGCTTCAGTCGTGCTGTCGGTGCTGCCGGTGCTCCTCGTCGGCCTCGTGGATCTCGCCCTCGAGCGCCGCGACGGCATGCGGCTTGCCGTGGAAGCGCCGGTAGGAGTAGACGATCAGCACCAGGGCCAGCAGACCGGACACGATCTGCGTCACCCCGGTCCAGATGCCGCCGGGCAGCCACCAGCCGTCGTCGAACCACCACCACGAGGGGGCACCGGGTCGGACGATCCACAGCACTCCGCAGCCGATCAGCGCGAAGGAGAAGACAGTCGACGAGATGATCCGCGGCCAGGTCTCGACACTCTGGGCCGCGCCCTTCAGCGCGCGGAGCCGGACCGGCTCGACCCAGCGCTCGGCCCACTCGTACTGCTGCGACAGCACCGCGAGACCGGCGAACATCAGGAGCAGCCCGGGACCCGGGAGGACCAGCGCCGCGATGCCGGCGACGAGCAGCACCCAGCCGAGCACCTCGAGCGCGACTCGCTTGGCAGCACCGGTCATGGCGCCATCCTGTCCTATCGATCAACCACCGAACCGGTTCAGGTACGCCAGGGCGTCGTCGTCCGCATTGCCGTGTGCGGCTGCGATCCGCGCCCAGTCCATCGCCATGGTGTGGAAGCGCAGCGGGTTGTAGACGTCCTCCTCGCGGGAGAACAGCCCGTCGCCGGCGTACGTCATGATCGTGATGTTGGGCTCCTCGAGCATGGTGCCGTCGCCCGGATCGGGCATCGGGTTGCGCACCTCGCAGACCAGCCGTGCGGCGTCGGCGTCGACGACCTGCCAGCTCAGCGGGAAGCCGGTCATGACCCGTCCCGGGTACGTCGTCATCGTGCGCACCGACCACGCCCGGATCTCCTCGCGGCCGCGGAACGTGCCCATCGCGTGCTCGACGTACTCCGCGTCGGGGGTGAACAGGTCGGCGTAGCCGTCCCAGCTGCCGGTGGCGACGAAGCCCGTGACCTGCTCGTGGAACGCGGCGTAGGCGTCGGTGATCTCGGTATCGGTGAATCTCACGCCACGATCCAAGCACTAGGCTCGCAGCCATGCCGCGCCCGACGCCCGTGAGCAAGCGGAGCCCGTTCGGCGCACGCATCCTCGGGCCGCGCGAGCAGGAGCCGCGGCGCCTCCGGATCCGGATCCAGCTGTTGCTCACGCTGGTCCTCGTCAGCACCAACGTGCTCGGCGCGGGCGTCGTCTTCGTCGTCAACAACTTCGCCGTGCCTGCGCCGGAACCCAACGACGCGATGCTGGTCGCGCTGGCGATCGGGGTGCCGGCCTACGTCGTCACCGCGGCGATCGTCGGCGTGATCTGGGGCACGGCGACCAGCCTGCGCGCGCTGCGCTGGGCGACGTTGGGCACCGACGTGGTGCCGACGGAGAAGGAACGACGGCAGGCACTGAACGTGCCGCTCCAGCTCACGATGATGCAGCTCGCGCTGTGGCTGGCCGGCAGCTGTGTGTTCACCGTCCTCGCGATCGTGCTCCAACCCGAGCGCGCGCTGGCCACCGGGCTCACCGTCGGCATCGGTGCGCTCGTGGTGGCCGGCATCTCCTACCTCCTGACCGAGTTCACCCTCCGTCCGGTGGCGGCACGGGCGCTCGCGGACACCGAGGTGAACCAGAAGGCGCGGTTCGTCGGCGTCGGGCCGCGGATGGTGATCTTCTGGGCGATCGGCACCGCGGTCCCGGTCGTCGGCCTGATGATCGCCGCCATCCTGGCCATCGTCGACGAGGGAGAGACGACCCTCCGCCAGCTCGCGGTCGTCACCCTTGTCGTGTGCACCGCGGTGCTGACGTTCGGGTTCGTGCTGACCGACCTCAACGCCCGTTCGGTCGTGGCCCCGATCATGTCCGTGCGCGAGGCGCTGCGCTCGGTGGAGGAGGGGGACCTCGACGTCGACGTGGTCGTCTACGACGGCACCGAGCTGGGCGCGTTGCAGAGCGGCTTCAACCAGATGGTCGGTGGGCTACGGGAGAAGGAGAAGCTGCGTGACCTGTTCGGTCGCCACGTCGGTCACGAGGTCGCGGCTGCCGCGGCCGCGGTCGAGACCGGGGAGGTCGAGCTCGGCGGAGAGTCCCGTGTTGCTTCGGTGCTCTTCGTCGACCTGGTCGGCTCGACGGCGTACGCCTCCGACCACGACGCGGCCGAGGTCGTCGCCGTGCTCAACCGCTTCTTCGGCGTCGTCGTGGACGAGGTGGACCGGCGCGGAGGTCTGGTCAACAAGTTCATCGGCGACGCGGTGCTGGCGATCTTCGGTGCTCC includes these proteins:
- a CDS encoding UvrD-helicase domain-containing protein, translating into MSEELHSFDLTGPLPTGTTLLEASAGTGKTFTVGALVARYVAEGVATLGEMLVITFSRAATQELRARVREQLTAAERVLARQLATGDAIAENELLAHLLDTDPRELAARHERLRDALAAFDSATIATTHQFCHVVLRSLGVASESDTTATLVESLDELVLEVVDDLYLADNGRRDGVPPIDRATAAAIARDVVTHQNVDLAPTDESHPLAAARADLARRARSEVERRKQRLGIQSYDDLLARLAEALTHDDAPARARMRNRWRIVLVDEFQDTDPVQWQVLERAFHGHSTLILIGDPKQAIYGFRGGDVDTYLAAAAAASSRYTLATNRRSDGALVARLDAALGNAGLGSPDIVVHPVVAFHQESRLAGAPHPAPFRVRRLPRGDLKQNNGVVSWWAARDRIADDLAGDVAELLSSGATWCGAPLEAHQVAVLVADRGQGERIQAALQRREVPVVLNGGGDIFLTPAADEWLTLLKALDAPHRPTLVRSAALTCFYGHDVRGIVAHGDTLTGEVADELRDGAILLRTRGVAALVETFEERGMSNRILGRRGGERLLTDIRHLGQLLHDRAVRERLGLTALLEWLRDERLRTAAGERPRRLDSDAKAVQIVTIHGSKGLEYPVVYLPYAFNYYERPATTALFHDRSVAGVLRRVIDVGGSGRQWAGSLAAHQAEDAGEDLRKLYVALTRAQSQVVTWWAPADGTERGALTRILFGRRPGDREVPPSALVHPDERAAHILGLIETQYGGPAAEVAEAATTRLGAPGSDDQPLAARAFGRAIDTEWRRTSYSGLIRVEEQAIATSEPEVPGKDDEPGEDDAEELPTDTGVDVDDLAEMPSPMADLPAGAGFGSLVHAILEHADPEAPDLGVELRVRAAEQLRWWPSEATPDELGAALLPMNSTSLGPLADGLTLAQIPLRDRLRELDFEIPLAGGDLTRGLPGGGDEARLRDLAPVLRAHLAAGDPMVAYADKLELPPLADQALRGYLSGSIDVVLRLPSGRFVVVDYKTNRLGEVGRPVTAADYAPARLAEAMLHSHYPLQALLYSVVVHRYLRWRLPGYDPDTHLGGVLYLYVRGMCGPETPEVDGDPCGVFSWQPSAALVLALSELLDGVR
- the recC gene encoding exodeoxyribonuclease V subunit gamma; its protein translation is MTLHLHRAARTDQLADQLGALLASPLADPFAAEVIVVPAKGVERWLSQRLSHRLGTAPDRGDGVCAGVDFRSPRSLFGVVSGRPDDDPWSADALVWPLLHVIDAAVGEPWAATLARHLGHHLEGDAGEVRRGRRFATARRLAGLFASYAGQRPELIAGWAAGLDTDGAGEPIPDDLRWQPELWRRLAAAVEGPDPVRRQADAIERLRADPTTVDLPSRVNLFGHTRLATGDLALLDALAADRAVHLWLPHPSAALWSRLSDLAGVVPRIEDRSHLQVGHPLLATLGRDTRELQRTLATVAYVDELPAAEPGAPETLLGWLQADLRANAPGPAAARQLRPDDRSVQLHACHGPARQVEVLREVLLGLLADDPDLEPRDMLVMCPDIESYAPLLSAAFGLADVVGPEGHPAHRLRVSLADRALDQTNPLLAVVARLLDLAGGRAGVGDVLDLAHAEPVRRRFGLRADDLDLLATWVQQAGVKWGFDATHRAEFGLDDYDDNTWRTGLDRLLTGVALSDDSDIMLGGTLPLDDVGSGDVDLIGRLTELVARLEAVTDRLVGTHSLDHWLQAIEDGVGALTAVRSTDSWQLGQVQRELDGLRSAAGVDVDLRLPDVRAMFSDRLAGRPTRANFRTGVLTVSTLVPMRSVPHRVVCLLGLDDGIFPRVGVTDGDDVLARRPLTGERDPRSEDRQLLLDAVLAATDTLVITYTGANEYTGQGRSPAVPVGELLDALDLTATTGDGRQVSQAITIAHPLQPFDRRNLTAGCLVPDVPFAFDRFALAGARAVERERDEVPPFLAGALAPPDPGDVALDDLVDFFGGPVKGFLKQRLGIALPREDEPVDDRIPITLEPLEEWAVGDRVLGDLMRGHHPDAAVERERRRGVVPPGELGERTLQKVVGRARPLAAAALTHIGSAPRAVDVDVDLGDGRRLRGTVPELYGDLLVRVSYSRLGPKHRLQSWVKLLALVSSDEDRPWRSLTLGRPEGWGRADLDASRLGPLDHRAHAWLRDLVAVRDEGLVAPLPLPLKTSLQYARHRRTQMAPEVALDKVGFLWRKDGKFPGEVADAEHVLVWGERSPLPGASGPGEGAERSRLGALAMRVWDPLLESEVGSW
- a CDS encoding PGPGW domain-containing protein — protein: MTGAAKRVALEVLGWVLLVAGIAALVLPGPGLLLMFAGLAVLSQQYEWAERWVEPVRLRALKGAAQSVETWPRIISSTVFSFALIGCGVLWIVRPGAPSWWWFDDGWWLPGGIWTGVTQIVSGLLALVLIVYSYRRFHGKPHAVAALEGEIHEADEEHRQHRQHD
- a CDS encoding nuclear transport factor 2 family protein, with translation MRFTDTEITDAYAAFHEQVTGFVATGSWDGYADLFTPDAEYVEHAMGTFRGREEIRAWSVRTMTTYPGRVMTGFPLSWQVVDADAARLVCEVRNPMPDPGDGTMLEEPNITIMTYAGDGLFSREEDVYNPLRFHTMAMDWARIAAAHGNADDDALAYLNRFGG
- a CDS encoding adenylate/guanylate cyclase domain-containing protein, producing MPRPTPVSKRSPFGARILGPREQEPRRLRIRIQLLLTLVLVSTNVLGAGVVFVVNNFAVPAPEPNDAMLVALAIGVPAYVVTAAIVGVIWGTATSLRALRWATLGTDVVPTEKERRQALNVPLQLTMMQLALWLAGSCVFTVLAIVLQPERALATGLTVGIGALVVAGISYLLTEFTLRPVAARALADTEVNQKARFVGVGPRMVIFWAIGTAVPVVGLMIAAILAIVDEGETTLRQLAVVTLVVCTAVLTFGFVLTDLNARSVVAPIMSVREALRSVEEGDLDVDVVVYDGTELGALQSGFNQMVGGLREKEKLRDLFGRHVGHEVAAAAAAVETGEVELGGESRVASVLFVDLVGSTAYASDHDAAEVVAVLNRFFGVVVDEVDRRGGLVNKFIGDAVLAIFGAPVPDEDHAASALAAAREMAIRLEEELPEIGAGIGVATGTVVAGNVGSESRYEYTVIGDAVNSASRLTELAKDVPGGVLATWDTVVAAVERGDADAAAQWQKCGAKVLRGRTEKTALATPVWD